From Penaeus monodon isolate SGIC_2016 unplaced genomic scaffold, NSTDA_Pmon_1 PmonScaffold_18720, whole genome shotgun sequence, a single genomic window includes:
- the LOC119569791 gene encoding putative ankyrin repeat protein RF_0381, with protein sequence MLSFQNITKKAENNSVPVNLEVESTDSNPQKISNRGVFTWNGSLVRDVIEKTESRKSVLDLKNMGDIHEAARGGLAGDVLRSLEDGEDPSASTISNNTPLHYAAYEGHTDVLRILLDKKSDPNCANDSGDTPLHLAAINGKTDVVKIFSEAEGVPLNQPSATNQTLLAYARYGTEKPMLDVLRNPETVSPEGNTPLHCASLAGHTEVVKLLLMKKADVKSETPTHHTPLHYAALRGNAILVKLLVSYGADPNAKDERNNTPLHYAALCGHTLVVELLVDDRADINIRTDMGLSVLHKASFYGRLSTVQKLVELQDTLVYTRDKENLSAKDTALIRGHVHTAWWLNKNAVETSLQDQKHLTVNHLPSKEIWLIIQ encoded by the coding sequence ATGCTGTCATTTCAGAATATTACCAAGAAAGCAGAAAACAACTCTGTTCCTGTAAACCTCGAGGTAGAATCAACTGACAGCAATCCGCAAAAGATATCAAACAGGGGTGTTTTTACCTGGAACGGTTCGTTAGTGCGAGATGTTATAGAGAAGACCGAGAGCAGAAAATCCGTATTGGATTTGAAGAACATGGGGGATATTCACGAAGCGGCAAGGGGAGGGCTCGCTGGCGACGTGCTTAGATCGCTCGAAGATGGCGAAGACCCCTCTGCTTCTACCATCAGCAATAACACTCCACTCCATTATGCAGCCTATGAAGGACACACCGATGTTTTAAGAATATTGCTGGATAAAAAATCTGACCCAAACTGCGCAAATGATTCTGGTGACACCCCACTACATCTTGCTGCAATAAATGGAAAGACTGATGTTGTGAAAATATTTTCTGAAGCGGAAGGTGTTCCTTTAAATCAACCAAGTGCAACGAATCAAACACTTCTTGCATACGCAAGATATGGAACGGAAAAGCCAATGTTGGATGTTCTTAGAAACCCTGAGACTGTTTCGCCTGAAGGTAACACACCGCTCCACTGTGCATCACTGGCGGGCCATACGGAAGTTGTTAAGTTGCTGCTGATGAAAAAAGCAGACGTTAAAAGTGAAACGCCTACTCATCACACGCCTTTGCATTATGCTGCTCTCAGAGGGAATGCCATTCTGGTCAAACTATTGGTCTCTTATGGAGCCGATCCTAATGCTAAAGACGAACGAAATAACACACCTCTTCATTATGCCGCTCTTTGCGGACACACTTTGGTTGTCGAGCTGCTGGTGGATGATAGAGCAGACATAAACATTCGAACAGACATGGGACTCTCAGTCCTTCACAAGGCTTCATTCTACGGAAGGCTATCCACTGTCCAGAAACTTGTTGAACTACAAGATACTCTTGTCTACACACGTGACAAGGAAAATTTGAGTGCAAAGGACACTGCTCTCATCCGCGGTCATGTTCACACAGCCTGGTGGCTCAACAAGAATGCAGTTGAAACTTCTTTACAAGATCAGAAACACTTAACGGTAAATCACTTGCCTTCCAAGGAAATATGGCTTATAATACAATGA